In one Bradyrhizobium cosmicum genomic region, the following are encoded:
- a CDS encoding biotin--[acetyl-CoA-carboxylase] ligase: protein MGFALGPRALQAGYKLAAFDRTGSTNTDAIERARAGERGPMWFVTTEQTAGRGRRQRAWISPRGNLAASVLEVLDVAPAVAATIGFAAGLAEEAALEKVSLEAALRLGPERPRYALKWPNDVLANGRKLVGIGLEAEAIGDRLAIVVGIGTNVVGAPEGTPTPAVSLAALGVQISAEELFSALSDAWVEFRGIWDNGRGFAEIRKLWLERAAGLGERVAINTGATTLEGIFDTIDDTGCLIVHTADGRRLPVAAGEVFFGSAASVGAA from the coding sequence ATGGGATTCGCGCTCGGTCCTCGCGCACTCCAGGCGGGCTACAAGCTCGCAGCTTTCGACCGGACCGGCTCGACCAACACCGATGCGATCGAGCGTGCGCGGGCCGGCGAACGCGGCCCGATGTGGTTCGTGACGACGGAGCAGACCGCCGGCCGGGGCCGGCGCCAGCGCGCCTGGATTTCGCCGCGCGGCAATCTCGCGGCCAGCGTGCTCGAGGTGCTGGACGTCGCGCCGGCGGTTGCCGCAACCATCGGGTTTGCGGCGGGGCTGGCGGAAGAGGCCGCGCTCGAGAAGGTCAGCCTCGAGGCCGCGTTGCGCCTCGGTCCTGAAAGACCCAGATACGCCCTGAAATGGCCGAACGACGTTCTCGCGAACGGCAGGAAGCTCGTCGGCATTGGCCTTGAGGCCGAGGCCATCGGTGATCGCCTCGCCATCGTTGTCGGCATCGGCACCAACGTCGTGGGGGCGCCGGAGGGCACGCCGACGCCGGCCGTATCCCTGGCCGCCCTCGGCGTCCAGATCAGCGCGGAAGAGCTGTTCTCGGCGTTGTCCGATGCCTGGGTCGAGTTCCGCGGCATCTGGGACAATGGCCGCGGCTTTGCCGAGATCCGCAAGCTCTGGCTCGAACGTGCGGCCGGCCTTGGCGAGCGGGTCGCGATCAACACGGGAGCGACGACGCTGGAAGGCATTTTCGACACCATCGACGACACCGGGTGCCTGATCGTCCACACCGCTGACGGCCGACGCCTGCCGGTGGCGGCCGGTGAGGTGTTCTTCGGTTCGGCCGCCTCCGTGGGAGCTGCGTGA
- a CDS encoding ribonuclease J, which translates to MAKPDELVFAPLGGVGEIGMNLSIYGLGNRQQRSWLAVDLGVSFGDEEHLPGIDLIMPDISFLEKERKILMGLVLTHAHEDHFGAIIDLWPKLKCPIYATQFSAALFEAKLAAERNAPKIPVTVVPSGGRVDIGPFNVEFIPVAHSIPESHALAIHTSAGIVLHTGDWKIDPTPIIGRPTDEKRLRELGEEGVLALIGDSTNAVRDGRSPSEAEVARTITELVKAAKGRVAVTTFASNVARLKAVADAARAADREVVVVGRAMERVSQVARETGYLDGVQNFRSTDVYGHLPQDKVLALCTGSQGEARAALARIANDDHPEITLNRGDCVIFSSRTIPGNEKAVGAIINNLILQGVEVITDRDHLVHVSGHPRRDELRDMISWVRPQLLIPVHGEALHLHEHAKLARAAGVPRVLVIRNGDLVKLGPGDPGLIGEVPSGRLYKDGTILEDSKSRAVVERRRMAFSGCAFVAFAMNAQGELVDDPEVDLVGIPEKNRAGEPFDDIVFDAVVSTIEGLPKARRRDPDALAESVRRAVRSVINEHWGKKPPCLVHVLTV; encoded by the coding sequence ATGGCGAAGCCTGACGAACTGGTATTTGCGCCGCTTGGCGGCGTCGGCGAGATCGGCATGAATTTGTCGATCTACGGCCTCGGCAACCGCCAGCAGCGGTCCTGGCTCGCGGTCGATCTCGGCGTCTCCTTCGGCGACGAGGAGCACCTGCCGGGCATCGACCTGATCATGCCCGACATCAGCTTCCTGGAGAAGGAACGCAAGATTCTGATGGGCCTGGTGCTGACCCACGCCCATGAGGACCATTTCGGCGCCATCATCGATCTCTGGCCGAAGCTGAAATGCCCGATCTATGCGACCCAGTTCAGCGCGGCGCTGTTCGAGGCCAAGCTTGCGGCCGAGCGCAACGCGCCGAAGATCCCGGTGACGGTGGTGCCGTCGGGCGGGCGCGTCGATATCGGCCCGTTCAACGTCGAGTTCATTCCGGTCGCGCATTCGATTCCAGAGTCGCATGCGCTGGCGATCCACACCTCCGCCGGCATCGTGCTGCACACCGGCGACTGGAAGATCGACCCGACCCCGATCATCGGCCGGCCGACCGACGAAAAGCGGCTGCGCGAACTGGGGGAGGAGGGCGTGCTTGCCCTGATCGGCGATTCCACCAACGCCGTGCGAGACGGCCGTTCGCCATCCGAAGCCGAGGTCGCCAGGACCATCACAGAGCTGGTGAAGGCCGCCAAAGGCCGTGTCGCAGTCACGACCTTTGCTTCCAACGTCGCGCGCCTCAAGGCCGTCGCCGATGCGGCGCGGGCTGCCGATCGCGAGGTCGTCGTGGTCGGCCGCGCCATGGAGCGCGTGTCGCAGGTCGCGCGCGAGACCGGTTATCTCGACGGCGTGCAGAACTTCCGCTCGACCGACGTCTATGGCCATCTGCCGCAGGACAAGGTGCTGGCGCTCTGCACCGGCAGCCAGGGCGAGGCCCGCGCCGCGCTGGCGCGTATCGCCAATGACGACCATCCCGAGATCACGCTGAACCGCGGCGACTGCGTGATCTTCTCCTCGCGTACCATTCCCGGCAACGAGAAGGCCGTCGGCGCGATCATCAACAACCTGATCCTCCAGGGTGTCGAGGTCATCACCGATCGCGATCATCTGGTCCACGTCTCCGGCCATCCGCGCCGCGACGAGCTGCGCGACATGATCTCCTGGGTCCGGCCGCAGCTGCTGATCCCCGTCCACGGCGAGGCCCTGCATCTGCACGAGCATGCCAAGCTCGCGCGCGCCGCCGGCGTGCCCCGCGTGCTGGTCATCCGCAACGGCGACCTGGTCAAGCTCGGCCCCGGCGATCCCGGCCTGATCGGCGAGGTGCCCTCGGGCCGTCTCTACAAGGACGGCACGATTCTGGAGGATTCCAAGTCCCGTGCCGTGGTCGAGCGCCGCCGCATGGCGTTCTCCGGCTGTGCCTTCGTCGCCTTCGCCATGAATGCGCAGGGTGAGCTGGTCGACGATCCCGAGGTCGATCTGGTCGGCATTCCCGAGAAGAACCGGGCGGGCGAGCCCTTCGACGACATCGTGTTCGACGCCGTGGTCTCCACCATCGAGGGGCTGCCGAAGGCGCGTCGCCGCGATCCGGATGCCCTGGCCGAGTCGGTGCGACGCGCTGTCCGGTCCGTGATCAACGAACATTGGGGCAAAAAGCCCCCCTGTCTGGTACACGTCCTGACGGTATAG
- the mce gene encoding methylmalonyl-CoA epimerase, producing the protein MLGRLNHVAIATKDAVKAARIYGAAFGAQISEAVPLPEHGVITVFATLPNTKIEFIEPLGEASPIAKFVERNPDGGIHHICYEVVDIIASRDTLVKEGARVLGDGVPKIGAHSKPVLFLHPKDFSGALVEIEQA; encoded by the coding sequence ATGCTGGGTCGCCTCAACCATGTCGCGATCGCGACCAAGGACGCCGTCAAGGCCGCCAGGATCTATGGTGCGGCGTTCGGCGCCCAGATTTCGGAGGCCGTGCCGCTGCCCGAGCACGGCGTCATCACCGTGTTCGCGACGCTCCCCAACACCAAGATCGAGTTCATCGAGCCGCTCGGCGAGGCGTCGCCGATCGCAAAATTCGTCGAACGCAATCCCGACGGCGGCATCCACCACATCTGCTACGAGGTGGTCGACATCATCGCCTCGCGCGACACCTTGGTGAAGGAGGGCGCCCGGGTGCTCGGCGACGGCGTGCCGAAGATCGGCGCCCACAGCAAGCCGGTGCTGTTCCTGCACCCGAAGGACTTTTCCGGCGCGCTGGTCGAAATCGAGCAGGCGTAA
- a CDS encoding DUF1467 family protein: MAIQISTALAIYFVIWWIALFLTLPFGVRSQHEDGTGAPGTDPGAPILTRMRSKLIWTTIISAVIYGIGIAAYHAGYLSIERLSKLMGMPF; this comes from the coding sequence ATGGCCATCCAGATATCGACTGCACTTGCGATCTACTTCGTCATCTGGTGGATCGCGCTGTTCCTGACGCTGCCGTTCGGCGTGCGCAGCCAGCACGAGGACGGCACCGGCGCACCCGGCACCGATCCCGGCGCGCCTATCCTGACGCGGATGAGAAGCAAGCTGATCTGGACCACCATCATCTCGGCGGTCATCTACGGGATCGGCATCGCCGCCTATCATGCCGGCTATCTCTCGATCGAGCGCCTGTCGAAATTGATGGGCATGCCATTCTAG
- the mtnK gene encoding S-methyl-5-thioribose kinase, with the protein MTGNRAGDYRILHEAALRDYLAGVPDLVALLGAEPVSWSITEVGDGNLNLVFIVKGDRGGVAVKQALPYVRLVGESWPLPLSRAHYEFLALSRQAELAPGLVPALLHHNETLALTVMELLEPHVIMRRGLVAGTQYPRFVDDITTFMARTLFFTSDLALSAADKKQAIAAFAGNHALCKITEDLIFTDPYRIAEQNRWTAPYLDALAAGLRDDMELHVAISRLKLKFMASPEALLHGDLHTGSIMVTDSQTRVIDPEFAFYGPMGFDVGAVLANLLMAYFASAGHERSPGARQTFEAWVLGTVEAVWNEFARKFLDLWRAGAAGDAYPVSLFAGEKGEARLDTERLAYMQRLFTDTVGFAAAKIIRRIFGLAHNIDFELIEDPKRRAVSEARAARLARAMMVEAVTFRTIADVTGAARKLRDWQPELSG; encoded by the coding sequence ATGACCGGGAACCGGGCAGGGGATTATCGGATTCTGCATGAGGCCGCCTTGCGGGACTATCTCGCGGGCGTGCCGGACCTCGTGGCGCTTCTCGGCGCTGAACCGGTGTCCTGGTCGATCACCGAGGTCGGCGACGGCAATCTCAATCTCGTCTTCATCGTCAAGGGCGACCGCGGCGGCGTCGCCGTCAAGCAGGCGCTGCCTTACGTCCGTCTCGTCGGCGAAAGCTGGCCGCTGCCGCTGTCGCGGGCGCATTACGAATTCCTGGCCTTGTCCCGGCAGGCCGAGCTCGCGCCTGGTCTCGTGCCGGCGCTGCTGCACCACAACGAGACGCTGGCGCTGACAGTGATGGAGCTGCTCGAGCCCCACGTCATCATGCGCAGGGGGCTGGTCGCGGGCACGCAATATCCCCGTTTCGTCGACGACATCACCACCTTCATGGCGCGAACCCTGTTCTTCACCTCCGACCTCGCGCTCTCGGCGGCCGACAAGAAGCAGGCCATCGCCGCCTTCGCCGGCAACCATGCGCTCTGCAAGATCACCGAGGATCTGATCTTCACCGATCCCTACCGTATCGCCGAGCAGAACCGCTGGACCGCGCCGTATCTCGACGCTCTGGCCGCTGGCTTGCGCGACGACATGGAGTTGCATGTCGCGATCTCGCGCCTCAAGCTGAAGTTCATGGCCAGCCCCGAGGCGCTGCTCCATGGCGACCTCCACACCGGCTCGATCATGGTGACGGACAGCCAGACGCGCGTGATCGATCCGGAATTCGCGTTCTACGGCCCGATGGGCTTCGACGTCGGCGCCGTGCTGGCGAACCTCTTGATGGCCTATTTTGCTTCCGCCGGTCACGAGCGCTCGCCCGGCGCGCGGCAGACATTCGAGGCCTGGGTGCTGGGGACGGTCGAAGCGGTGTGGAACGAGTTCGCCCGCAAATTCCTCGACCTCTGGCGCGCCGGCGCTGCGGGTGACGCCTATCCGGTCTCGCTCTTCGCCGGCGAGAAAGGCGAGGCGCGGCTGGACACGGAGCGGCTAGCCTATATGCAGCGCCTCTTCACCGACACCGTTGGCTTTGCCGCCGCAAAGATCATCCGCCGCATCTTCGGCCTCGCGCACAACATCGATTTCGAGCTGATCGAGGACCCGAAGCGGCGGGCGGTCAGCGAAGCCCGCGCCGCGCGGCTGGCGCGGGCGATGATGGTGGAGGCGGTGACATTTCGGACGATCGCTGACGTCACTGGCGCTGCGCGAAAGCTGCGGGACTGGCAGCCGGAACTGTCCGGCTGA
- a CDS encoding iron-containing alcohol dehydrogenase has protein sequence MSTIGYLTTTIFDYGAIKSLPTELAALGVRRPLLVTDAGVQQAGIAAQVLAHLDPTTVAIFARTPPNPTEEAVLEGVVAYREGGCDGVIALGGGSPIDLAKGVALAATHEGPLEQYAAVLGGVGKITEKVAPVIAIPTTAGTGSEVGRGALINLTNGSKLALISPYLIPKRAICDPELTLGLPPLLTAATGIDALTHCIETFLSPLVNPPAEAIALDGAKRAWRFIQRAVTNGADREARWEMMMAALEGGLTFQKGLGAVHSLSHAAGALRSPTLHHGMLNGVFLPHILRFSEQSVGNKYETLSDIFGISRETNLAAAVSDLVQSLKLPTTLGQMGFEARHIPQTVVRALADHSNATAPRKASAEEFEGLLRAAL, from the coding sequence GTGTCGACCATTGGCTATCTGACGACGACAATTTTCGATTACGGTGCCATCAAGAGTCTGCCGACCGAGTTAGCGGCACTCGGAGTTCGTCGACCGCTGCTCGTCACGGATGCCGGCGTGCAGCAGGCAGGCATTGCAGCGCAAGTACTGGCTCACCTCGATCCGACGACCGTTGCGATATTCGCCCGTACGCCCCCGAATCCGACTGAAGAAGCAGTGCTTGAAGGCGTCGTCGCCTACCGCGAAGGCGGCTGCGATGGCGTGATTGCGCTCGGCGGCGGTTCGCCGATCGATCTTGCCAAAGGCGTCGCTTTGGCCGCCACCCATGAGGGGCCACTGGAGCAATATGCGGCTGTCCTTGGCGGCGTCGGCAAGATCACCGAGAAGGTCGCGCCTGTGATCGCTATTCCGACCACTGCAGGAACTGGCAGCGAGGTCGGCCGTGGCGCTTTGATCAATCTGACCAACGGCTCGAAGCTGGCGTTGATCAGTCCATATCTGATACCGAAAAGGGCGATCTGCGATCCTGAACTCACGCTGGGACTGCCGCCGTTGTTGACGGCGGCGACGGGCATCGATGCGCTCACGCACTGCATCGAAACGTTCCTGTCACCACTGGTCAACCCGCCGGCGGAAGCAATCGCGCTCGACGGTGCAAAGCGTGCATGGCGCTTCATCCAGCGCGCTGTGACAAATGGCGCCGACCGCGAGGCGCGTTGGGAAATGATGATGGCGGCACTCGAAGGTGGGCTGACGTTTCAGAAGGGGCTCGGCGCAGTGCACTCGCTATCTCACGCCGCCGGCGCATTGCGCTCGCCGACCCTGCATCACGGTATGCTGAACGGCGTGTTCCTGCCGCACATCCTGCGCTTCAGCGAGCAAAGCGTCGGAAACAAGTACGAAACGCTTAGCGATATATTTGGCATCTCGCGCGAAACGAACCTCGCTGCTGCGGTGTCCGATCTCGTTCAATCGTTAAAGCTGCCGACAACGCTCGGCCAAATGGGCTTTGAAGCTCGGCACATTCCCCAAACAGTCGTCCGGGCATTAGCTGACCACTCGAACGCGACCGCTCCGCGAAAAGCGTCTGCAGAAGAATTTGAGGGCTTGTTGCGTGCGGCGCTCTGA
- a CDS encoding FadR/GntR family transcriptional regulator → MSSAKRVKSTEKRLKPGRIHAVLTTLGREIAQEIIPAGAVLPPENELEIRFGVGRGVVREAIKMLSGKGLVSVRPRHGTHVLPRRDWSLLDRDVLNWLVGEDQLDRKLLLAIQEVRSIIEPAAAALAATRATRQDRQRINAALLAMESSDNQAAATAADKAFHLAILDATHNPVLQGFRGAIDTILSAVFLVAVDSVAGWFEDNIPNHAVVARAIEEGDADKARKAMERVLGYTHSKLSRKSAGAVRRNARPGGNRTLRQA, encoded by the coding sequence TTGTCGAGCGCTAAACGCGTCAAATCCACCGAGAAGCGTTTGAAGCCGGGCCGCATCCACGCGGTACTGACGACGCTCGGCCGCGAGATCGCTCAAGAGATCATCCCCGCAGGCGCGGTGCTGCCGCCCGAAAACGAACTCGAGATCCGCTTTGGCGTCGGCCGCGGCGTGGTTCGTGAAGCGATCAAAATGCTTTCAGGGAAGGGACTCGTCAGCGTGCGACCGCGCCACGGCACTCACGTGCTGCCGCGGCGCGATTGGAGTCTTCTCGATCGCGATGTGTTGAACTGGCTGGTCGGAGAGGATCAACTCGACCGCAAGCTGCTGCTTGCCATTCAGGAAGTCCGCTCAATCATTGAGCCAGCCGCCGCTGCGCTCGCTGCGACCCGCGCCACCAGGCAGGACCGGCAGCGGATCAATGCAGCCCTGTTGGCGATGGAATCATCGGACAATCAGGCTGCCGCCACGGCCGCGGACAAGGCCTTTCATCTCGCTATTCTGGACGCCACGCACAATCCGGTGCTGCAGGGCTTTCGCGGCGCGATCGACACGATCCTGAGTGCAGTGTTTCTTGTCGCCGTTGATAGCGTCGCTGGTTGGTTCGAAGACAACATTCCCAACCACGCCGTCGTTGCGCGCGCCATCGAGGAAGGTGATGCAGACAAGGCTCGCAAGGCCATGGAGCGAGTTCTTGGTTATACCCACTCTAAATTGTCTAGGAAAAGTGCAGGCGCCGTTCGGCGGAACGCCAGGCCAGGCGGCAACCGCACCCTGAGGCAAGCATGA
- a CDS encoding ABC transporter permease: MMLRRLSSAFWFGAPFIVLLILWAVFIPYFDVNPRLFPHLSSVIQAGVEGIEDGTLIQHVGASLLRVAVGTVLALLIAIPLGIAMGVSPMISSFLTPLFRFFSVLAGIAWIPIATLWFGYGFGAITFVIFNAVFFIVTYNTLLGVSTIPLQVRNAAASLGAGRWAMLTEVLLPGALPNIVTGIRTGLGFAWRGLIAAEMIATNVGLGYMLFVARDFYRTEVIVLGMIVIGVLWLLLDRLVLAPIERATIERWGMVQRA, translated from the coding sequence ATGATGCTGCGCAGGCTCTCTTCGGCATTCTGGTTTGGCGCTCCCTTTATAGTGCTCCTCATCCTATGGGCTGTTTTCATCCCGTACTTCGACGTCAATCCCCGGCTGTTTCCTCACCTCTCCTCTGTGATTCAGGCTGGAGTTGAGGGAATAGAAGATGGCACCCTTATTCAACACGTCGGAGCAAGCCTGTTACGCGTCGCCGTCGGCACGGTGCTCGCGCTATTGATCGCCATTCCCTTGGGCATCGCCATGGGCGTCAGCCCGATGATCTCCAGCTTCCTCACACCCCTGTTCAGGTTTTTCTCGGTGCTGGCCGGCATCGCGTGGATCCCGATCGCGACGCTATGGTTCGGCTACGGCTTCGGCGCCATCACGTTTGTAATCTTCAATGCCGTGTTCTTCATCGTGACGTACAACACGCTGCTCGGAGTATCGACCATTCCCTTGCAGGTGCGCAATGCGGCCGCATCGCTCGGTGCGGGACGATGGGCGATGTTGACCGAAGTGCTCCTGCCGGGCGCCCTTCCTAACATCGTCACTGGCATACGCACCGGATTGGGCTTTGCCTGGCGTGGGCTGATCGCGGCCGAGATGATCGCCACCAACGTGGGCCTCGGTTACATGCTGTTTGTGGCGCGAGACTTCTACAGAACAGAAGTGATCGTGCTTGGCATGATTGTAATCGGCGTGCTTTGGCTGCTGCTCGACCGGCTGGTCTTGGCGCCAATCGAGCGCGCCACCATCGAACGCTGGGGCATGGTGCAGCGCGCATGA
- a CDS encoding ABC transporter permease: MRLAVGAFWGVALGIPLGILVGLNQRARTALWPLLLFFQAIGDIAWLPILVIWFGYGLTTITVVIVYTVIFPVVLNTVLGVRSIPITLHRAAQSLGASRIRMLWEVVLPGALPNIVTGLRNGLGYGWRALIATEIIVGTSGIGFLMFDARRSGSVVEILLGMIILGILWYIVDSWILAPIERATGQRWGLVTR; encoded by the coding sequence GTGCGCTTGGCCGTCGGTGCGTTTTGGGGCGTCGCCCTCGGCATTCCTCTCGGAATCCTGGTTGGCCTCAATCAGCGTGCGCGTACGGCGCTGTGGCCGCTGCTTCTGTTCTTTCAGGCCATCGGCGATATCGCCTGGCTGCCGATCCTGGTGATCTGGTTCGGCTATGGCCTCACGACCATCACGGTCGTCATCGTCTATACAGTGATCTTCCCGGTTGTCCTGAACACGGTGCTGGGCGTGCGCTCGATCCCCATCACCCTGCACCGCGCGGCCCAGAGTCTGGGTGCCTCGCGCATTCGCATGTTGTGGGAAGTGGTGTTGCCGGGAGCGCTGCCCAACATCGTGACTGGCCTGCGCAACGGGCTCGGCTATGGCTGGCGCGCTCTGATCGCAACCGAGATTATCGTCGGCACCAGCGGTATCGGATTTCTCATGTTCGACGCGCGCCGCTCCGGGTCTGTCGTCGAGATCCTGCTCGGCATGATCATCCTGGGAATCCTCTGGTACATCGTCGATAGCTGGATACTGGCACCGATCGAGCGGGCGACAGGACAGCGGTGGGGGCTGGTGACGCGATGA
- a CDS encoding ABC transporter ATP-binding protein, with translation MKDLTIRNLSKTYFDPYAGTNVTAVHDVSLKVEQGEFVCIVGPSGCGKTTILNMIAGFIPHTGGEILVGGRPVKGPGPDRGVVFQSFALFPWRTVLENVAFGPKMRGVRKVEREKIAHEYLALAKLTEAAGRYPAELSGGMQQRVGVVRALANEPDVLLMDEPFASVDAQTRMTLQEELTRIWQEKRSTVIFITHDVPEAVFLANRVIALSKGRVLEEIAVDLPRPRSWDALNDDARFKELSGRVLQLVRSA, from the coding sequence ATGAAGGATCTGACTATCCGCAATCTGTCGAAGACGTATTTCGACCCCTATGCCGGCACAAACGTCACCGCCGTGCATGACGTGTCACTGAAGGTAGAGCAGGGAGAGTTCGTCTGCATCGTCGGTCCTTCGGGCTGCGGCAAGACGACGATCCTCAACATGATCGCGGGCTTCATCCCGCACACGGGCGGTGAGATCTTGGTCGGCGGCCGTCCGGTCAAGGGACCGGGCCCTGACCGCGGCGTGGTTTTTCAATCCTTTGCCTTGTTCCCGTGGCGAACCGTGCTCGAGAATGTCGCGTTCGGTCCCAAGATGCGCGGCGTCCGCAAGGTCGAACGCGAGAAGATCGCGCATGAATATCTGGCGCTCGCCAAACTGACCGAGGCGGCCGGGCGTTATCCCGCCGAATTATCAGGCGGCATGCAGCAGCGTGTCGGCGTGGTGCGTGCGCTGGCGAACGAGCCCGACGTGTTGCTGATGGATGAGCCGTTCGCGAGCGTCGACGCCCAGACCCGGATGACCCTCCAGGAAGAGCTGACGCGCATCTGGCAGGAGAAGCGGTCGACGGTCATCTTCATCACGCATGACGTCCCGGAAGCCGTGTTTCTCGCCAACCGGGTGATAGCGCTGTCGAAGGGACGTGTGCTCGAGGAAATCGCCGTGGACTTGCCACGACCGCGATCATGGGACGCGCTGAACGATGATGCGCGGTTCAAGGAATTGTCGGGACGTGTTCTTCAACTCGTGCGGTCGGCCTGA
- a CDS encoding ABC transporter substrate-binding protein has translation MRRLAMLLCALLLLPSLAMAQAKDPVKLKVGMVAAVDMLALPIALERGFFEKYGLDVTIARPYATGVDALNALQAGETDMVQAGVPAIGAILRNMDLVFLGNFSGNATKLGSDATLALIANGDSGIVKGDLKSLKGKKIATSFGTINHLYILGLLEKAGLSPTDVTLINTPPPEMSVALLAKGVDGFVCWDPAPVIAMKDVPGAIEVIRGGDVISYLGFNIALRPWVEKNGATIEKFLAAVSEADQWMRKNPKQAAAIGTRWIPGLKLDVAETAMQYNIQQVDRRISAHNYRALWKAQDTLQRLGVIKSVFDVNKHIEPKFILNVMNTYPDLFSDLQPIPADVAIKPGFVFKP, from the coding sequence ATGCGACGACTTGCGATGCTGCTCTGCGCCTTGTTGCTGCTGCCGTCACTTGCAATGGCGCAGGCCAAGGATCCCGTAAAACTCAAGGTCGGCATGGTGGCAGCCGTGGACATGCTGGCGCTGCCGATTGCGCTGGAGCGCGGCTTTTTCGAAAAGTACGGGCTCGACGTCACCATCGCTCGCCCCTACGCAACCGGCGTCGATGCGCTCAATGCCTTGCAGGCAGGTGAAACCGACATGGTGCAAGCTGGCGTGCCGGCTATCGGCGCGATTCTACGCAACATGGATCTGGTTTTCCTCGGTAACTTCAGCGGCAATGCCACGAAGCTCGGATCCGATGCCACGCTCGCCCTCATTGCCAACGGCGACTCAGGGATCGTCAAAGGCGACTTGAAAAGTCTCAAGGGCAAAAAAATAGCGACCTCATTCGGCACGATCAACCATCTGTACATTCTCGGCTTGCTCGAAAAGGCCGGCCTCTCGCCGACCGACGTGACGCTGATCAACACGCCGCCGCCGGAGATGAGCGTGGCGCTGCTTGCCAAGGGCGTGGACGGGTTTGTGTGCTGGGACCCGGCACCGGTCATTGCCATGAAGGACGTTCCGGGGGCTATCGAGGTCATCCGCGGCGGTGATGTCATTTCTTATCTCGGATTCAATATCGCGCTGCGGCCTTGGGTGGAGAAGAACGGGGCGACAATCGAGAAATTCCTGGCAGCGGTATCGGAGGCCGACCAGTGGATGCGCAAGAACCCCAAGCAGGCCGCAGCCATCGGTACGCGCTGGATTCCTGGGTTGAAGCTCGACGTGGCGGAGACCGCGATGCAGTACAACATCCAGCAGGTGGATCGCCGTATTTCCGCGCACAACTATCGCGCGCTTTGGAAGGCGCAGGATACGCTGCAACGGCTCGGCGTCATCAAGTCGGTGTTCGACGTGAACAAGCACATCGAACCCAAATTCATCCTCAACGTGATGAATACCTACCCGGACCTGTTTTCCGATCTGCAGCCCATTCCTGCAGATGTGGCAATTAAACCGGGCTTCGTGTTCAAGCCCTGA
- a CDS encoding LysR family transcriptional regulator produces the protein MTYALPPLNALRAFEAAARHLSFKLAAHELHVTPAAVGQQVKALEARLGVQLFERLHKQLILTPAGQAYLPGISEGFRHIADATSQLKPAGTVLLQLGAHGSFDLRRLDLAAFRSMHPEIGLRVLQPAGLHELVEGKVDLLIARSLGHHPGYRCDRVNEGPGVGDWLIAPEGTADCPEIVSFRAWLRSLPVEKALASRHPRLVGMAGS, from the coding sequence ATGACTTATGCCCTTCCCCCGCTCAACGCGCTCCGCGCCTTCGAGGCCGCGGCCCGCCATCTCAGCTTCAAGCTCGCCGCGCACGAACTGCACGTGACGCCCGCCGCCGTGGGACAGCAGGTCAAAGCGCTGGAGGCCCGCCTCGGCGTGCAGCTGTTCGAGCGGCTGCACAAGCAGCTGATTCTGACGCCGGCCGGCCAAGCCTATCTGCCCGGGATATCCGAAGGGTTCCGCCATATTGCGGATGCGACCTCACAATTGAAGCCGGCAGGTACGGTGCTGCTGCAACTGGGCGCGCATGGCAGCTTCGACCTGCGCCGCCTCGATCTGGCGGCGTTTCGCAGCATGCATCCGGAGATCGGCTTGCGGGTGCTGCAACCGGCCGGCCTGCACGAATTGGTCGAGGGCAAGGTGGACCTCTTGATCGCCCGGAGTCTCGGCCACCATCCGGGCTATCGCTGTGACCGGGTCAATGAGGGACCAGGCGTCGGTGATTGGCTGATTGCGCCTGAAGGCACCGCGGATTGCCCCGAGATCGTCAGTTTTCGCGCGTGGCTGCGCAGCCTGCCGGTTGAGAAGGCACTCGCAAGCCGCCACCCTCGCCTCGTCGGCATGGCCGGAAGTTGA
- a CDS encoding RidA family protein: protein MPAAHIVSHNPATVHPPAGGYSMGLELTQHRRLLFISGQVPERADGSVPEGFEAQCEQAWRNVREVLAAAGLGVAHLVKVTTFLTERSQVVANRAIRRAMLGDHQPALTVVVVETVESKWLLEIEAIAAQ from the coding sequence ATGCCCGCAGCTCACATCGTCAGCCACAATCCCGCTACGGTCCACCCGCCCGCCGGCGGCTACAGCATGGGACTTGAGCTGACGCAGCATCGCCGTTTGCTGTTCATCAGCGGCCAGGTCCCTGAACGAGCGGATGGCTCCGTGCCCGAAGGTTTCGAGGCGCAGTGCGAGCAGGCCTGGCGAAACGTCAGGGAGGTGCTCGCGGCCGCAGGCCTTGGCGTCGCACATCTGGTCAAGGTCACCACGTTTCTGACCGAGCGCAGCCAGGTCGTCGCCAATCGCGCCATCCGGCGCGCGATGCTCGGTGACCACCAGCCCGCCCTGACGGTCGTGGTCGTCGAGACCGTCGAAAGCAAATGGCTGCTGGAGATCGAGGCGATCGCCGCGCAATGA